In Nicotiana tabacum cultivar K326 chromosome 11, ASM71507v2, whole genome shotgun sequence, a single window of DNA contains:
- the LOC142166459 gene encoding uncharacterized protein LOC142166459 gives MRVSLFAKSKLGFVDGRCTKDKFPTSLHELWEKCNAIVLSWIMNSVSNELLSGMVYASSAQNVWADLRENFDKVNRSRIVFLHRQIVTLSQGISLVSIYFSKLKELWEEFDALMPCPGCGCEESKRYAEHFDNHMLLQFLMGLNETYSQSSNQIMMMSPTPTINNTYYMIIAEESRRYVTNFAQISIVNEGVSMFSEKGIPQATTSYKPKKKNLFCDYCNYKGIQGILATNFMSIMHISSPKGRLDLTMLLNTQGLRLVLVLVMEALR, from the coding sequence ATGCGAGTTAGTCTATTTGCTAAGAGCAAGTTAGGGTTTGTTGATGGTAGATGCACTAAGGATAAATTTCCCACTTCTTTACATGAACTGTGGGAAAAATGTAATGCCATAGTCTTATCATGGATCATGAACTCTGTTAGTAATGAATTGCTAAGTGGCATGGTGTATGCATCTAGTGCACAGAATGTGTGGGCTGATCTtagagaaaattttgacaaagtaAATAGATCCAGAATTGTGTTTCTGCACAGACAAATTGTTACTCTATCCCAGGGCATTTCATTAGTGTCAATATATTTCTCAAAGCTAAAGGAGCTTTGGGAAGAGTTTGATGCACTCATGCCTTGCCCTGGTTGTGGCTGTGAGGAGTCGAAGAGATATGCAGAACATTTTGATAATCACATGTTGTTACAATTTTTGATGGGCTTGAATGAGACTTATTCTCAATCTAGCAACCAAATTATGATGATGAGTCCTACTCCAACTATAAACAACACCTACTATATGATTATAGCAGAAGAAAGTAGAAGATATGTGACCAACTTTGCTCAAATCTCTATAGTAAATGAGGGAGTATCTATGTTCAGTGAAAAAGGAATTCCTCAAGCTACCACTAGCTATAAGCCTAAGAAGAAGAATTTGTTTTGTGACTACTGCAACTACAAGGGTATACAAGGGATACTTGCTACAAACTTCATGTCTATCATGCATATTTCAAGTCCAAAAGGAAGGCTGGACCTAACAATGCTCCTCAATACTCAAGGACTCAGACTAGTATTGGTCCTAGTAATGGAGGCTTTGAGGTAG
- the LOC142166162 gene encoding scarecrow-like protein 13, which produces MQTSQRPQMSGGVHGLYNQPMQQVEQYYAPYHFKNNNCNNTSSVTQFAFQTQNEHFFTLDSLPATDYVVYDSPPALSVSSNRSPFSPQCSQSYMSDLHHSSDNNTCGSPFSGCSGVDDGDLKHVLRELENKLLGPESDTDDSCSCSFNDVVSKPSSLTRWNRVLDIAPSLNLKELLVACAEAVSDADISTAEILMNILEQKVSVSGEPMERLSAYVLEGLRARLLSSGSIIYKKLKCKEPTSSELLSYMQVICNMCPYYKFAYMSANVVIREAMANENRIHIIDFQIAQGSQWMFLLHYLARRPGGPPFVCITGVDDSQSAHARGGGLQLVGERLAAVAKSCGVPFEFHGAALSGCEVQLENLRVRHGEALAVNFPFMLHHMPDESVSTINHRDRLLRLVKSLSPKIVTLVEQESNTNTAPFLPRFRETLDYYTAMFESIDAARPRDDKQRISAEEHCVARDVVNIIACEGADRVERHELLGKWRLRLMMAGFTPCPLSPSVGETINDMLKEYSPNYRFAESEGALYLGWKNRALATSSAWR; this is translated from the coding sequence ATGCAAACATCCCAACGACCTCAAATGTCTGGCGGCGTCCATGGATTATACAATCAGCCAATGCAGCAAGTTGAGCAATATTACGCCCCTTACCATTTCAAGAACAACAATTGCAATAATACTAGCTCAGTGACACAGTTTGCTTTTCAGACACAGAATGAACATTTCTTCACTCTGGACTCATTGCCGGCTACTGACTATGTTGTATACGATTCACCTCCTGCCTTAAGCGTCTCTTCCAACAGGAGTCCCTTCTCGCCGCAATGTTCACAGTCATACATGTCTGATCTGCATCACTCCTCTGATAACAACACTTGTGGTTCACCTTTCAGTGGGTGTTCAGGAGTTGATGATGGTGACCTGAAACATGTGCTTCGGGAGCTGGAGAATAAATTACTGGGGCCTGAATCTGATACTGACGACAGCTGCAGTTGCTCCTTCAATGATGTGGTCTCGAAACCTTCTTCCTTGACAAGGTGGAACCGAGTGTTGGACATAGCCCCCAGCTTGAACTTGAAAGAGTTGCTCGTTGCCTGTGCTGAAGCAGTGTCAGATGCTGATATCTCAACTGCTGAAATTCTAATGAATATTTTAGAGCAAAAGGTGTCAGTCTCTGGGGAACCTATGGAACGATTGAGTGCATACGTGTTGGAAGGGCTTAGAGCACGACTACTGTCGTCAGGAAGCATCATATACAAAAAATTGAAGTGCAAAGAACCGACTAGCTCGGAATTATTATCTTATATGCAAGTCATCTGTAACATGTGCCCATACTACAAATTTGCTTATATGTCTGCAAATGTCGTCATCAGGGAAGCCATGGCGAATGAGAACAGAATCCATATCATTGATTTTCAGATTGCACAGGGAAGTCAGTGGATGTTCCTCCTCCACTATCTTGCTCGTCGGCCTGGTGGACCCCCATTTGTCTGCATCACAGGTGTGGATGATTCCCAATCAGCTCATGCACGAGGTGGAGGACTTCAGCTAGTAGGCGAAAGGCTAGCAGCAGTTGCCAAGTCATGCGGAGTACCTTTTGAATTCCACGGTGCTGCACTATCAGGCTGTGAGGTCCAACTAGAGAATCTTCGGGTTAGGCATGGAGAAGCGCTGGCGGTAAACTTCCCTTTCATGCTGCACCACATGCCAGACGAGAGCGTAAGCACGATCAACCATCGAGACCGCCTATTAAGACTAGTTAAGAGTTTGTCCCCCAAAATTGTGACCTTAGTTGAACAAGAATCGAACACCAACACCGCCCCTTTCCTTCCAAGGTTCCGTGAAACTCTTGATTACTATACAGCAATGTTCGAGTCAATTGATGCAGCTCGCCCTAGAGATGACAAGCAGCGTATCAGTGCAGAGGAGCATTGTGTGGCACGGGACGTTGTCAACATAATAGCATGTGAGGGGGCCGACAGAGTGGAAAGGCACGAACTTTTAGGAAAGTGGAGGTTGAGACTTATGATGGCTGGATTTACTCCATGCCCATTGAGTCCATCAGTTGGCGAGACCATCAATGACATGTTGAAGGAGTACAGCCCAAATTACAGGTTTGCAGAAAGCGAAGGGGCACTCTATCTCGGATGGAAAAATAGAGCTTTAGCAACTTCTTCTGCCTGGAGATGA